The following coding sequences lie in one Alosa sapidissima isolate fAloSap1 chromosome 15, fAloSap1.pri, whole genome shotgun sequence genomic window:
- the LOC121683380 gene encoding cytochrome c oxidase subunit 7A2, mitochondrial, which translates to MRILMNLPRVAHRAFSTTTKQLKNRVPEHQKLFQEDNGLPIHIKGGTTDVLLYRLTMTLTIAGTCFSLYWLLFASLPKNKKD; encoded by the exons AATCTTCCCCGGGTGGCTCACAGAGCTTTCAGTACAACCACAAAACAGCTGAAAAACAGAGTTCCAGAGCATCAGAAGCTTTTCCAG GAGGACAATGGTCTGCCTATTCACATCAAGGGTGGAACTACAGACGTCCTGCTCTACCGTCTTACCATGACCTTAACTATTGCAG GCACTTGTTTCTCCCTATACTGGCTTCTGTTTGCCAGTCTGCCCAAGAATAAGAAAGACTAA
- the LOC121683371 gene encoding zinc finger protein 708-like: MAVPDVFQTEITVVIKELVNVALLEIARVVTSGGDGEVTMSTVNENGNALSHTVALRKGHMTLISSILGMLGQEAVRKLSRVFTECCAVLQKQCQQSVQENKNLKKTLGNMERKHREVDVKDTAHLKVPPETEHTRTTGSGLVFLPSSQTIPESSLVQTSTSKKEFLERKIGSNAVLINEDIEDETSEVAIINRDEREEVFAKQPDAQNRNAAALCKTPSCSVSAQKPEEGAAVLTLLEKDKLSKRKAFVVNISLTPPDLSPQSKSNAVLNHRKLPEKPHSCALCGKKYWHMKALNRHKLQHDQKYNCETCGRMFNKEGSLRSHELVHAKVKPFICTICGQGFTVQQSLVSHRRIHTGERPYMCETCGKGFSQSGQLKMHERVHSEEKAFKCDKCQKAFRNPGTLKLHQVVHTGDKPYKCNICERRFGLAVNLKRHHLIHTGMKPYVCVVCGKGFNQRSILKGHMQVHTGEKPFMCDICGKTFVYNYALKNHMLTHDGVYKQRLKTSLEHPRNPQRCDVCGKCYSSVASLKLHKQLHTGEKPFTCEVCGKAFAQKSACTTHQKVHTGEKSFKCAWCSKAFSLANSLRVHERIHTGEKPYKCDSCGMAFRMSGNLKRHKRVHTGEKPFSCAVCGKRFGQANNVKAHMQVHTGVKPYFCQKCGKRFAYVRNFKDHKCVPC; this comes from the exons ATGGCAGTTCCAGATGTCTTCCAGACGGAAATTACTGTTGTTATTAAAGAGTTAGTGAATGTGGCCCTGTTAGAAATCGCCAGAGTTGTAACGTCAGGCGGGGATGGTGAAGTAACGATGTCAACAGTAAATGAGAACGGCAATGCCCTGTCACATACAGTGGCGTTAAGGAAGGGTCACATG ACACTTATTTCTTCCATACTGGGGATGTTGGGACAAGAGGCTGTACGCAAGCTCAGCAGAGTTTTCACAGAATGCTGTGCAGTTTTGCAAAAGCAGTGTCAGCAAAGTGTACAGGAAAATAAAAACCTAAAGAAGACACTAGGAAACATGGAGAGGAAGCATAGGGAAGTTGATGTGAAGGACACAGCACATCTTAAAGTCCCTCCTGAGACTGAGCACACCAGAACAACAGGATCAG GGTTGGTGTTTCTCCCCTCTTCTCAGACCATCCCAGAATCTAGTCTGGTGCAGACAAGCACCTCTAAGAAGGAA TTTCTTGAAAGAAAGATTGGCTCCAATGCAGTGCTCATAAACGAGGATATTGAAGATGAGACGAGTGAAGTGGCCATTATTAACAGAGATG agagagaagaggtattTGCTAAGCAACCTGATGCCCAGAACAGGAATGCTGCAGCTTTGTGCAAAACCCCATCCTGCAGTGTAAGTGCCCAGAAGCCAGAAGAGGGTGCAGCTGTACTTACTCTGCTAGAAAAGGACAAATTATCCAAAAGAAAGGCTTTTGTAGTAAATATCAGTCTCACTCCACCAGACCTCTCCCCTCAAAGTAAATCTAATGCAGTTTTGAACCACAGAAAACTTCCTGAAAAACCACATAGCTGTGCCCTGTGTGGCAAAAAGTACTGGCATATGAAAGCTCTTAACAGACACAAATTGCAACATGATCAAAAATACAACTGTGAGACCTGCGGTAGAATGTTCAACAAAGAAGGTTCTCTGCGATCACATGAACTTGTGCATGCCAAAGTGAAGCCTTTCATCTGCACAATATGCGGCCAGGGTTTCACAGTCCAGCAGAGTCTGGTGAGCCACCGGCGAATTCACACAGGGGAGAGACCCTACATGTGTGAGACCTGTGGGAAGGGCTTCTCTCAGTCAGGCCAGCTTAAGATGCATGAGCGAGTTCATTCAGAGGAGAAGGCCTTTAAGTGTGACAAGTGTCAAAAGGCCTTCAGGAACCCAGGCACACTAAAGTTACACCAGGTTGTTCATACAGGTGATAAGCCATACAAGTGCAACATATGTGAACGAAGGTTTGGGCTGGCTGTAAACCTTAAAAGACATCACCTGATTCACACAGGTATGAAaccatatgtttgtgtggtgtgtggcaaAGGCTTCAACCAGAGGAGTATCTTGAAAGGTCACATGCAGGTACATACTGGTGAAAAGCCTTTCATGTGTGACATTTGTGGCAAAACCTTTGTTTATAATTATGCCCTGAAAAATCACATGCTAACACATGATGGAGTCTACAAGCAAAGACTAAAAACAAGTTTAGAACATCCAAGAAACCCTCaaaggtgtgatgtgtgtggcaaatgCTATAGTTCTGTAGCCTCCCTGAAACTCCataagcaactccatacaggaGAGAAACCATTTACATGTGAAGTGTGTGGCAAAGCCTTTGCTCAGAAAAGTGCATGTACGACTCATCAAAAAGTTCATACAGGAGAGAAGTCTTTCAAATGCGCCTGGTGCTCAAAGGCCTTCAGTCTGGCTAATTCACTGAGAGTGCATGAACGCATTCATACTGGGGAGAAACCATACAAATGTGACTCATGTGGAATGGCTTTCCGTATGTCTGGGAATTTGAAGAGACACAAACgtgtacacactggagagaagcctttCAGCTGTGCTGTTTGTGGGAAGAGATTTGGCCAGGCTAATAATGTGAAGGCACACATGCAAGTCCATACGGGAGTGAAGCCATATTTTTGCCAGAAATGTGGAAAGAGGTTTGCCTATGTTAGAAATTTTAAAGACCATAAATGTGTTCCATGTTAA